A genomic segment from Bartonella ancashensis encodes:
- the ftsE gene encoding cell division ATP-binding protein FtsE — protein sequence MIRFENVGLRYGMGPEILRDMNFHIPRGSFQFLTGASGAGKTSLMRLMFLTIKQTRGHIDLFGKDTALLKRQELPSLRQRIGVVSQDFRLLDHMTAYENVSLPLHIKGQEEAAYRHEVEDLLRWVGLGNHIHVLPPILSGGEKQRLAIARALISRPDILLADEPTGNVDPPLAKRLLRLFIELNRLGTAIVIATHDISLMEQVKARRMILQDGRMVIYE from the coding sequence GTGATTCGTTTTGAGAATGTTGGTCTGCGTTATGGAATGGGGCCCGAAATATTGCGTGACATGAATTTTCATATTCCTCGCGGCTCTTTCCAATTTCTAACAGGAGCTTCAGGAGCTGGAAAAACATCCCTGATGCGTCTCATGTTTTTGACCATCAAACAAACGCGTGGTCATATTGATTTATTTGGAAAAGATACAGCACTGCTCAAACGACAGGAGCTTCCTTCTTTACGACAACGTATCGGTGTTGTTTCTCAAGATTTTCGTCTACTCGACCACATGACAGCCTATGAAAATGTCTCTTTGCCTTTACATATTAAAGGACAAGAGGAAGCAGCTTACCGCCATGAAGTGGAAGATCTTCTCCGATGGGTTGGTCTTGGTAATCACATCCATGTTTTACCCCCCATTCTTTCAGGAGGAGAAAAACAGCGACTCGCTATTGCACGTGCACTTATTAGTCGGCCTGATATTCTCCTTGCTGACGAACCAACCGGCAATGTTGATCCACCTTTGGCAAAACGCCTTTTACGCTTATTCATTGAATTAAACCGTCTTGGTACAGCAATAGTCATAGCGACGCATGATATCTCCTTGATGGAACAAGTCAAAGCACGCCGCATGATTCTGCAAGATGGACGGATGGTTATTTATGAATAA
- a CDS encoding cell division protein FtsX, translated as MNKFLPISDFKKLIYKRKSTTRSAIIPSSNISGQALVAVIAIMTFLSSLALSSVDLVQRATHNWSNQINREATIQIRPVDKIDIEQNLKNAVQLVQTFRGVQKATIVDQNSTKKLLEPWLGTDLSFDKLLLPRLIIVTLEEGKNIDFQAIHKAVKEKIPGGRFNDHRFWIHHFTTMAQTTILISFTILALILGSLMLTIIFATRNALAENVHIVNVLHFIGTQNIFIAQQFDKHFFKTALRGALYGGVTGVFFFHIFSLWIHRTLGTVETNQILALFGYFSINMSTYIKIIMLIFSISLLTILTSRMTILRQLKKMDQYDDGLF; from the coding sequence ATGAATAAATTTTTACCCATTTCTGACTTTAAAAAACTTATTTATAAGCGCAAAAGCACAACAAGATCAGCTATTATTCCGAGTAGTAATATATCTGGGCAAGCCTTGGTTGCTGTCATTGCTATTATGACATTTCTTTCAAGTTTGGCTCTCAGTAGTGTCGACTTGGTGCAGCGTGCAACCCATAACTGGAGCAACCAGATCAATCGTGAAGCGACAATTCAAATACGCCCCGTTGATAAAATTGATATTGAACAAAATTTAAAAAATGCTGTTCAATTAGTACAAACATTTCGTGGTGTACAAAAAGCTACAATCGTTGATCAAAATTCTACAAAAAAATTGCTCGAACCATGGCTTGGAACAGATCTATCCTTTGACAAATTACTGCTTCCTCGTCTGATAATTGTTACGCTAGAAGAAGGCAAAAACATCGATTTCCAGGCTATTCACAAAGCTGTTAAAGAAAAAATACCAGGAGGCCGATTTAATGACCACCGCTTCTGGATCCACCATTTCACTACAATGGCACAGACAACTATCTTGATTAGCTTTACAATTTTAGCGTTAATTCTGGGATCATTGATGCTGACTATTATCTTCGCAACACGTAATGCTCTAGCAGAAAATGTGCATATTGTTAATGTCTTACACTTCATTGGTACCCAAAACATCTTCATTGCCCAACAATTTGACAAACATTTTTTCAAAACTGCGCTTCGTGGTGCTTTGTATGGTGGTGTTACAGGTGTTTTCTTTTTTCACATTTTTTCACTTTGGATACACCGTACTTTAGGAACTGTTGAAACAAATCAAATTCTTGCTTTATTTGGATATTTTTCAATCAATATGAGCACATATATTAAGATTATTATGCTTATTTTCTCTATTTCTCTCCTCACAATACTCACAAGCCGGATGACTATCTTAAGACAATTGAAAAAAATGGATCAATATGACGATGGACTATTTTAA
- a CDS encoding YdcF family protein yields the protein MKYYKLFFRYCSPTILIFSIVLLFICVDFIIFSEKVRYLEPQSPLPEADAIIVLTGGHNRITTGLHLLQKGLGSRLLISGVNTKIDPKRLIDTALIDPLLLACCVDFGHQATNTRGNAEESASWIKQYNYKTVYIVTHDYHMARSLLEFKQLIPQVSFIPYPIKDRETVDFIKQMNQIRIITSEYLKNIYVRIRTLLNLGKPTSTNISDAAIDFQILKDMNFTAIKVIG from the coding sequence ATGAAATATTACAAGCTCTTTTTCCGTTATTGCTCACCAACAATCCTTATTTTTTCGATTGTTTTGCTTTTTATTTGTGTAGATTTCATCATTTTTTCAGAAAAAGTAAGATATCTTGAACCTCAAAGCCCCTTACCGGAAGCCGATGCAATCATTGTCTTGACAGGTGGGCATAACAGAATAACAACAGGACTGCATCTCTTACAAAAAGGACTAGGTTCACGATTATTAATCAGTGGAGTTAATACAAAGATCGATCCCAAAAGACTAATCGACACTGCGCTTATTGATCCACTTCTCCTTGCTTGTTGTGTTGATTTTGGACATCAAGCAACAAATACCAGAGGCAATGCTGAAGAAAGTGCTTCTTGGATTAAACAATATAATTACAAAACAGTTTATATCGTTACCCACGATTATCATATGGCACGCTCCCTACTTGAATTTAAACAACTGATACCTCAAGTCAGTTTCATCCCTTATCCTATCAAAGATCGAGAAACTGTAGATTTTATTAAACAAATGAATCAAATTCGTATAATAACTTCTGAATATCTCAAAAATATCTATGTTCGCATCAGAACTTTATTAAATTTGGGCAAGCCCACTTCTACAAATATCTCAGATGCGGCAATAGACTTTCAGATTTTAAAAGACATGAATTTCACTGCCATCAAAGTCATTGGATAA
- the acs gene encoding acetate--CoA ligase, with product MPNKIYQIPSDIEKSALINQETYQQWYQESIKDPERFWAKHGQRIEWFKPYTKVKNTSFDDTVSIKWYEDGTTNVAYNCIDRHLKDRGNQIALIWESDNPYHDKKITYRELYENVCRFANILKNRGIKKGDRVTIYLPMIPEAAYAMLACARIGAVHSVIFAGFSPEAIAGRIVDGESTFIITADQAVRGNKVVNLKENVDRAIDIAAGQNMHVTQVMVVQRTSQPINWVEERDFWYHKEIPHVTADCPPEEMNAEDPLFILYTSGSTGKPKGVLHTTAGYLVYSSMTHQYVFDYRPGEIYWCTADVGWITGHSYLIYGPLCNGATTLMFEGTPSFPDQGRFWDIVDKHKVNTLYTAPTAIRSLMGAGDEFVTRSARTSLRLLGTVGEPINPEAWKWLYNTVGESRCPILDTWWQTETGGHMITPLPGATKLKAGSATHPFFGVQLQLVDSKGNILEGEAEGNLCIVDSWPGQMRTLYNNHKRFVESYFSTYKGKYFTGDGCRRDSDGYYWITGRVDDILNVSGHRLGTAEIESALVAHPSVSEAAVVGYPHPIKGQGIYSFVSLMTKVKPSEALHQELIDYVRQEIGPIATPDQIQFSSHLPKTRSGKIMRRILRKIAANDFKDLGDTSTLADPQIVDDLIANRQNKEKIT from the coding sequence ATGCCCAATAAGATCTATCAAATACCAAGTGATATCGAAAAAAGTGCTTTAATTAACCAAGAAACTTATCAACAATGGTATCAAGAAAGCATCAAGGATCCAGAAAGATTTTGGGCAAAACATGGTCAGCGTATTGAATGGTTTAAGCCCTACACAAAAGTCAAAAATACATCTTTTGATGATACAGTTTCAATTAAATGGTACGAGGATGGAACCACAAATGTCGCCTATAATTGCATTGACCGCCATCTAAAAGACCGTGGAAACCAAATCGCACTGATTTGGGAAAGTGATAACCCCTATCACGATAAGAAGATAACCTATCGTGAACTTTATGAAAATGTATGTCGTTTTGCCAATATTTTAAAAAATCGAGGAATTAAAAAAGGAGATAGAGTTACCATCTACCTTCCTATGATTCCTGAAGCAGCTTACGCTATGTTGGCTTGTGCTCGCATTGGTGCTGTCCATTCGGTTATTTTTGCTGGCTTTTCTCCTGAAGCCATAGCAGGCCGTATCGTTGATGGAGAATCAACCTTTATCATCACCGCTGATCAAGCTGTGCGTGGTAATAAGGTCGTTAATTTAAAAGAAAATGTAGATCGGGCTATCGACATCGCAGCAGGACAAAATATGCATGTCACTCAAGTCATGGTCGTTCAGCGCACAAGCCAACCAATAAATTGGGTTGAAGAACGTGACTTCTGGTACCACAAAGAAATACCTCATGTGACAGCTGATTGCCCACCGGAAGAAATGAACGCTGAAGACCCTCTTTTTATTCTTTACACTTCAGGATCAACAGGAAAACCGAAGGGTGTTTTGCACACAACAGCTGGTTATCTTGTCTATAGTTCAATGACCCACCAATATGTTTTTGATTATCGTCCCGGTGAAATTTACTGGTGTACAGCTGATGTCGGCTGGATTACTGGCCATTCTTACCTTATTTATGGTCCCTTATGTAACGGTGCAACAACTTTAATGTTTGAAGGTACACCCTCCTTCCCTGATCAGGGACGATTCTGGGATATTGTGGATAAACATAAGGTTAATACGCTATATACAGCACCAACAGCAATCCGCTCTCTTATGGGTGCAGGAGATGAATTCGTCACAAGATCCGCAAGAACGTCTTTGCGCCTCTTGGGAACGGTGGGAGAGCCTATCAATCCAGAAGCGTGGAAATGGCTCTATAATACGGTTGGTGAAAGCCGTTGCCCTATTCTTGATACATGGTGGCAAACAGAAACAGGGGGCCATATGATTACTCCCTTACCTGGTGCTACAAAACTTAAAGCAGGCTCTGCTACGCATCCCTTTTTTGGCGTTCAACTACAACTTGTTGATTCTAAAGGAAATATTTTAGAAGGAGAAGCTGAAGGTAATCTCTGTATTGTCGATTCATGGCCTGGCCAAATGCGAACTCTTTACAATAATCATAAACGCTTTGTGGAATCTTATTTTTCAACCTATAAAGGAAAATATTTCACAGGCGATGGATGTCGGCGTGATAGTGATGGATATTATTGGATTACAGGACGTGTCGATGATATTCTTAATGTCTCTGGACATAGACTAGGAACTGCTGAAATTGAATCGGCACTTGTTGCACATCCTTCTGTTTCAGAAGCAGCCGTTGTGGGGTATCCCCACCCCATTAAAGGGCAAGGCATTTACAGCTTTGTAAGCTTAATGACAAAAGTAAAACCTAGTGAAGCGCTCCATCAAGAACTCATTGATTATGTGAGGCAAGAAATCGGCCCCATAGCCACACCAGATCAAATTCAATTTTCTTCTCACTTACCCAAAACACGATCAGGAAAAATTATGCGGCGAATCTTACGCAAAATAGCTGCAAATGATTTTAAAGATTTAGGAGATACATCAACTCTTGCTGATCCACAAATTGTCGATGATCTTATTGCTAATCGACAAAATAAGGAGAAAATCACTTAA
- a CDS encoding YggS family pyridoxal phosphate-dependent enzyme, translating to MNEIVPSSLEAWRNIQQEIAQTCKEYHRSVDDVQLIAVSKTVSAEKIIPLLQAGHSFFAENRVQEAAQKWPPLRQQFHTLELHLIGPLQSNKTAEAVKTFDVIQTVDRDKIAQNLAEEMCKQKKSLPCYLQVNIGLETQKSGLAPQEVISFANRCKNHHGLNVIGLMAIPPLHKNPGPYFALLAKLAKEANLSKLSMGMSNDFKIALQFNSNVLRIGSALFGQRPL from the coding sequence ATGAATGAGATCGTCCCCTCTTCTCTCGAAGCATGGAGAAATATTCAACAAGAGATTGCTCAGACCTGTAAAGAATATCACCGCTCTGTTGATGATGTTCAATTAATTGCCGTTTCCAAAACAGTTTCTGCAGAAAAAATCATTCCCCTTTTACAAGCAGGGCACTCTTTCTTTGCCGAAAACCGCGTGCAAGAAGCTGCACAAAAATGGCCCCCCTTGCGCCAACAATTTCACACTCTTGAACTTCATTTAATTGGCCCTTTACAGTCCAACAAAACAGCAGAGGCTGTTAAAACTTTTGATGTTATTCAAACTGTTGATCGAGATAAAATAGCCCAAAATCTAGCAGAAGAAATGTGCAAACAAAAAAAATCTCTCCCTTGCTATCTTCAAGTTAATATCGGGCTAGAAACACAAAAAAGTGGTCTTGCACCGCAGGAAGTAATATCCTTTGCAAACCGATGCAAAAATCATCATGGACTTAATGTTATAGGTTTAATGGCTATTCCCCCATTACACAAAAATCCTGGACCTTATTTTGCCCTTCTGGCAAAATTGGCCAAAGAAGCGAACTTGTCAAAACTTTCCATGGGCATGTCAAATGATTTTAAAATCGCCCTTCAATTCAACTCTAATGTCCTGCGTATTGGTTCAGCTTTGTTTGGACAACGCCCTCTTTGA